A region of the Sarcophilus harrisii chromosome 3, mSarHar1.11, whole genome shotgun sequence genome:
TAGCTAATGTCCCATCCCTCCCCCCCACAACTTTGCTCTCAATTGgctatatcttcttttttttcatcttgtattTTAGGTGAAGGTAGTTCAAGCCTTGCCCATTGCATAGGCTCAGCTTTTCTCATTGTGATCTCAATTTTTGTGGCTGTCATATTTACAAAACTCCTCTTCACATCAATTacctgaaacaaataaaaaagtaaaatgaagtagattttgagataaaaaaataagacagggaaaagattttatttccaatttatggTGACAATTCAAACTTCTTAGGCTATGTCATATTGCTACTCAAGTAATTCTTTTACTTCAGAATTGTAAATCGTAAGCTGGccaaaaaatatctgaaaaatgaatacTTACTCCCCATAATTTGACATTTTGATgaaattccttttctccttcaaatACAATGTGGATATTTAACTGAAATAAAGtaggaaaatatcaaataataatttctactatcaaagaaaacaaaaatatttaaatttatgaaatgatctgtgacttcctgaaaacaaaactaaagccaTTCAGAATGCTATTAAGCAAATCTATTTTAGGAAAACACTAATGAAAAAtttctggttttaaaaaattatcagaaaaCACAAGGAACATTTTAAGTGAATTACTGAATATTAAACAAGCATCATTGTATTTGATGAAGATTACTTACAAATAAGGTAGTTAAATCAtgattatttcagaaaatttttttttagcagattCCAATGTACAACTGAGtctgtaaaaatttttaaataatttttcaaatatatcacACATCAAAGACTTAAATAAAAACcacaattttaaagatttaagatAAAAATCTTGTTTACTTATATTGCTGAAGATATAAATTCAGGTcaattttattcctctttttagattaaaaaaaaaaaaaaacactaagtaCAAAAACAGTAAGAGCAAAATGTAATAATTTACCAAAACATATTGCTATACTCACCACTGTACTATTTGCTTTTACATGACTAAGCTCTGGAAGTGAATTTTTAGCATATACTGAAATAGTAACTTGACCTCCTGTCTGATGCCAGTCATGTCTACATGGAACCACTTTTTTCCCCTGTAGTAAgatagacattaaaaaaaaaaaaaaaatagaaactcttAGATTTTTAAACTTCTAGAAGGTAAGATTCTAGTTTATGTGTTTCTTTTTCATAGAATACCTTGACCCAGTGCCACATGCAACTACCAACTGAATGGATTAGGATGATGATGGTGGGTGCAATAGAATCTACAAAGGATTTTCTCACAGTATGAAATGTAACTGAAAGTATGTAAATGATTTTCTCACAGtatgaaatgtaaatgaaaataacaatacaaaaaggaaaatataggcCATTTTATGCAAAAATGAGAATAAGATGAGAATTTTTTGCAATCTTGTCATCAAGTAAAAATGCTacaatatctttttattattttaaggattcAAAGTTTCCTATCAGTGTAAATTCTCCTCAATCAACAAAATCCCTAATTTActagatgtgttttttttttgagcttaCATGGCTCCCCAAAATTCAGCACCATGGTCAACCTGGTGATGGTCCATCCTAACTAGATTAATCCTAACACAACAAATTTGGTCACCATGCCCACACTCAAAAATCATtccaatttaattgaatttggaAGGgctaatattctttctactgttAACAGTTTTCAAGAGTCCAGGATTACTTACTACCTTCATATAATAGCTGTTATTTCCATAGTGCTTTTAAGTTTCACAAAGCATCTTACAAAACACATTACATAAAGATTACATAAAGACATCCcaaacaattttaattaaatatctttaTATGCTAACATTTCagaaaatccaggaaaaaaagggaaaggaaaatgaatttctaaagataatttataagtacaagaagaaaaattattaaatttttaaataaaatcagagaCAGCTGGGGATACAATGAACAGGGCAgtaggcctggaattaggaaaacctgggttcagatttggcctcagtaacttactagctctgtgatcttgggcaaatcatttaatctctgctttgcctcaattctcttaattgtaaaatgtagataaaacAGAATCTACCTCTcaagagttagaagaaaacatgagatgatatttttaaaagtagcttagcagagtgcctagcatataatagatgctagaaaaatatttattccctCAATCCCTCCCCTTTTTTAGATAAAATACATTAACTTTGGCTAACTTTCCAGAAAGATTTTCAAGgtgtattttaaagttctttctaggaaaatatttttatgtaagcTTTCAAATTATTTATGTAGCATTTGACTTAAATTCTATCCTAATGAAATCAATTCCCATTTGCTTTGGGAATATaacttgtatattttaaaaaattgctgaataaattagatgaaaatgtaacattttagcctttggaaaataaaacattcagtttTGCCACAAaggagttttcagaagaaaatactAGATGAGCTATCTTTTTGAGATGTAGGTGGAAGTTCCATTCCTGACCAAGGCCTGAACACTGAAGACAAGAAATCAAGCAAAGATATATATCTACTATAAACTTCAATAATACATGTGCTTTAACTATTAGTCATACCAGATTATTTCACTTAAAACTACTCTGATTTTGAAAGACATGAAATCAACATCTACTTACAGCATCCTTTTTTGTCCACAAATGCTTCCCTGTTGTACATCCTTCTTGGgccaaaaatgtattaaaatcaGAAGTTTTTCTCCTGCAACAGCTCCAATATTTCATCCTTTGAATGATCAAAATCCCAAATTTACATATACAATATTACAACCAAATATCATTTAGACTTAACTATTTCCTCAAAGATTTAATGAAAGGTTAGCAAGAATTAAGTAGTGATAATCATATGTCAATGTTTCATAtatttcaaaagatatttatCTTACATTTATCTGTCTTTAaatcaccattttaaaaaaattatattggggATATAGTGTTGTACATATGAAATTCATATACATGTATCCCCAATATAAATAACTACTATCTATACAACACAACAATACTAAACAACACTATCTAAAAAATGTCTCTAAAAATAGTTTACTTCCTATATAAAACCAACAAGGAGTTTCAGTGTTAAAAACCATTTTGTACAAAGTGAACTagattcttttttggttttgtcttgtttaactttaattttttaatactgGTGAAAGATCCCATTAGAATAAGATACACAAAGATCTTACTGCAAGCAATGAGAAAATTCTATCTGGCTTCTGtactaatttcttttgaaaactgctaaTCAGGGGCATTACAATAGTAcctcttagatttttttccttcacatcaCAAAGTCTAATACTGACCATTTAAACAATGCCTACTAATACTACAATAGGGAATTATCAAAAACCAGCTAAGTCTTACATTACTAAAGTGATCAAAGTACTAGCAGTAAgcagataatgaagaaaaagtagaatgaaAATGACAGTACACTTGTAGAAATTTTTGAAGAACAATAAAATGAcaacagataatttttaagattGTACTTCATTTGTACAGGAAATACAGTGCTTAAGTTTTGCCATACTTACCCTTCATGGAAAATAGGGACTCCAGAAtgaaaaatacaaacttcttCTATACTCTGTGGACCTTGGTATGTCTTTGGAGATggggaaggacaaaaaaaaaaaggagttcaaAGTGACAATACTAGTCACAAAGTGACATTTTaaagtatgaaaaatataaaaacctattattagGAATAGAAGATACTCAAAATTGAACaccacaaatatttaaaattattcagcatttattttttatttctaagaaaTCAGGACTAAATTTAGTAAGTATAAAAATTACAGAATGTTCTGGATACATTCGTAAAATTAGTAAACATGATTAATGTTAACATTTTATTCAGTCTATGT
Encoded here:
- the CHORDC1 gene encoding cysteine and histidine-rich domain-containing protein 1 encodes the protein MSLLCYNRGCGQRFDPETNTEDSCTYHPGVPVFHDALKGWSCCKRRTTDFSDFLSIVGCTKGKHNDEKPPEPVKPEVKTTSEKKELSELKPKFQEHIIQAPKPVEAIKRPSPDEPMTNLELKIAASLKQALDKLKLSSENEVDKKDEDSDEIKIGTSCKNGGCVKTYQGPQSIEEVCIFHSGVPIFHEGMKYWSCCRRKTSDFNTFLAQEGCTTGKHLWTKKDAGKKVVPCRHDWHQTGGQVTISVYAKNSLPELSHVKANSTVLNIHIVFEGEKEFHQNVKLWGVIDVKRSFVNMTATKIEITMRKAEPMQWARLELPSPKIQDEKKEDIAN